The DNA region TCCAGTCGGTCGGCTTCATGATCCAGTACTGAGCGGCCCGGTGACCGTTGATGTCGAGTTCGACCGCATCTGCGGGCAGGGTCTGCTCGTAGGTTCGCCACACGAACGCCTCGACGGTCATCTGGTAGTTGCCCGCGTCGTACTTGCAGCGCAGGCTGTCCTCCGGCGTCGGTGGGGTGACTGCCAGCCCGATGCGCTGTACGACGTCGAGCGGGATGTCCCGGCACGGGTCGAACGGATCGGGATCCACCAGATCGATGACCGGATACTTGATGGTCGTCGACACGGCGGGCAGTGGGGCGCCGGTCGCTCTGAGCTCGATGCGGTCGGCGTTCAGTGGGCCGGCGGGGTTTGCTTGCCAGACCACCACAACTGCGGCGACCAGCGCACACAGCGCTGAGAGCAGTCGCAGCTTGGCGACCATCGCACCCCCTGATCTCGTGGCGGCGGGCACCGCCGAATGGTCCGACCCTGCCCGGGAGTGTAGCGGGCCGGGCCGCGCCGTCGGGACGGAACTTAGAACCTGTTCTAGTTGCCGGGACGGCGGTGCCGCGGCGCGCCGGTAGGCTGACGGGTTGTGACCAGTGACGACCGACGTCCGACGTTGTGGGCCGTCAGTGACCTCCATACCGGACACACCGGGAACAAGCCGGTGACCGAGTCGCTGCACCCCGCCTCACCCGATGACTGGCTGATCGTGGCCGGCGACGTGGCCGAGCGCACCGACGAGATCCGGTGGGCCCTCGACGTGCTGCGCAAACGTTTCGCGAAAGTGATCTGGATCCCGGGCAATCACGAGCTGTGGACCACCCAGCGCGACCCGATGCAGATCCACGGGAAGGCCCGCTACGACTATCTCGTCAACATGTGCGACGAGATGGGCATCGTGACCCCCGAGCACCCGTACCCGGTCTGGACCGAGGAGGGTGGTCCGGCGACCATCGTCCCGATGTTCCTGCTGTACGACTACTCGTTCCTGCCGCAGGGGGCGGGCACCAAGGCTGAGGGCCTGGCGATCGCACGAGAGCGCAACATCGTCGGCACCGACGAGTACCTGCTGTCCTCGGAGCCCTACGCCACGCGCGACGCCTGGTGCCGCGACCGGGTCGCCTACACCCGCAAACGACTCGAGGATCTGGACTGGATGATGCCGACCGTCCAGGTGAACCACTTCCCGATGGTGCGCGAACCGTGCGACGCGATGTTCTATCCGGAGTTCGCGCTGTGGTGCGGGACCACCGCCACCGCGGACTGGCACACCCGCTACAACGCCGTCTGCTCGGTCTACGGACACCTGCACATCCCACGCACCACCTGGTACGACGGGGTGCGCTTCGAGGAAGTGTCGGTCGGCTATCCGCGGGAATGGCGGCGCCGCAGGCCGTATCGATGGCTTCGCCAGATCCTGCCGGACCCGAAGTACGCGCCGGGCTATCTCAACGAGTTCGGCGGGCATTTCCAGATCACCCAGGAGATGCGCGAGCACGCCGAGACGATGCAGCAGCGGATCAAG from Mycobacterium sp. DL includes:
- a CDS encoding DUF3558 domain-containing protein encodes the protein MVAKLRLLSALCALVAAVVVVWQANPAGPLNADRIELRATGAPLPAVSTTIKYPVIDLVDPDPFDPCRDIPLDVVQRIGLAVTPPTPEDSLRCKYDAGNYQMTVEAFVWRTYEQTLPADAVELDINGHRAAQYWIMKPTDWNNRWWITCMVTFKTSYGVIQQSLFYSPIYSEPDPDCMQTNLQKAHELSPFYVY
- a CDS encoding metallophosphoesterase, which encodes MTSDDRRPTLWAVSDLHTGHTGNKPVTESLHPASPDDWLIVAGDVAERTDEIRWALDVLRKRFAKVIWIPGNHELWTTQRDPMQIHGKARYDYLVNMCDEMGIVTPEHPYPVWTEEGGPATIVPMFLLYDYSFLPQGAGTKAEGLAIARERNIVGTDEYLLSSEPYATRDAWCRDRVAYTRKRLEDLDWMMPTVQVNHFPMVREPCDAMFYPEFALWCGTTATADWHTRYNAVCSVYGHLHIPRTTWYDGVRFEEVSVGYPREWRRRRPYRWLRQILPDPKYAPGYLNEFGGHFQITQEMREHAETMQQRIKDRA